The following are encoded together in the Candidatus Omnitrophota bacterium genome:
- a CDS encoding DUF721 domain-containing protein has translation MEQIRDIIQEVIGRMAEKRPETQNKIQNIWKNIADGKAVKHTRIASLEKGKLIVCVDSPAWLFQLNMQKGKILNELKKEIDEISGIYFKIGKIK, from the coding sequence ATGGAGCAAATCCGGGATATTATCCAAGAAGTGATCGGCCGGATGGCTGAAAAACGGCCGGAAACTCAAAATAAGATTCAAAATATTTGGAAAAATATCGCGGACGGAAAAGCTGTTAAGCACACGCGGATCGCTAGTTTAGAAAAAGGAAAGCTGATCGTTTGTGTTGATTCGCCGGCTTGGCTTTTTCAACTCAATATGCAAAAAGGAAAGATCTTAAACGAATTAAAAAAAGAAATTGATGAAATTTCCGGAATTTATTTTAAAATAGGTAAAATCAAATGA
- the dnaN gene encoding DNA polymerase III subunit beta, with protein MKIKSTKQNLLSGIQIVQNIVTSKNSLPILSNMLIETKNEAIRINTTDLDIGISCEVPVSILEEGAITIPAKKISDIIKELPEGDIIITTKKNNQIDIEGQNCHFKLTGLPKEEFPKFPEFKDREAIQIGQNVLKEMLRLTSFAVSHEEARYVLNGILFEISENKICVVATDGRRLAKIEKKLSIPTKKEITAIIPSKAIQEIVRNLKDEGDLSLLVGTNQILFDINGTLIVTRIIEGEFPNYKQVIPEAAIPKIKTSRLDLLSAIRRANLLATPDFQAVKFEVFTDKLIVSKTTPDVGESREEIAITYGGAELIVGFNPHYLIDVLKNIDNEFVELELLGPDKPGVLRLNDYLYLVLPMRI; from the coding sequence ATGAAAATAAAATCTACAAAACAAAACCTTCTTTCCGGAATACAAATTGTCCAAAACATCGTAACTTCAAAAAATTCGCTGCCTATTTTGTCCAATATGCTTATTGAAACAAAAAACGAAGCCATTCGTATCAATACAACAGATTTGGACATTGGAATTTCCTGTGAAGTTCCTGTGAGTATCCTTGAAGAAGGTGCGATCACGATCCCGGCAAAAAAAATCAGTGATATTATTAAGGAATTACCCGAAGGGGATATTATTATTACAACAAAAAAGAACAATCAAATCGATATTGAAGGGCAAAATTGTCATTTTAAACTCACTGGTCTTCCTAAAGAAGAATTTCCAAAATTCCCGGAGTTTAAAGACAGAGAAGCGATCCAGATTGGACAAAACGTTTTAAAAGAGATGTTGCGCTTAACATCTTTCGCTGTTTCTCATGAAGAAGCCAGATATGTGCTAAATGGAATTTTGTTTGAAATATCCGAAAATAAGATCTGTGTTGTGGCAACGGATGGCCGGCGTTTAGCTAAGATCGAGAAAAAGTTATCTATCCCAACAAAAAAAGAGATCACCGCCATTATTCCCAGTAAAGCCATTCAAGAAATTGTTAGAAACCTCAAAGATGAAGGCGACCTATCTTTATTAGTAGGGACAAACCAAATTTTGTTCGATATCAATGGTACTTTAATTGTAACGCGTATTATCGAAGGGGAATTTCCGAATTATAAACAAGTTATTCCGGAAGCAGCAATCCCTAAAATAAAAACAAGCCGTTTGGACCTTTTATCAGCGATAAGGCGGGCCAATCTTTTAGCAACACCAGACTTCCAAGCCGTTAAATTTGAAGTATTTACAGATAAATTGATCGTTTCAAAAACAACACCGGATGTGGGAGAATCCCGGGAAGAAATTGCCATCACCTATGGAGGGGCAGAGTTAATTGTCGGATTCAATCCGCATTACTTGATCGATGTCCTTAAGAATATTGATAATGAGTTTGTTGAGTTGGAACTTTTGGGCCCGGACAAGCCGGGTGTTTTACGCCTCAATGATTATTTATATTTAGTATTGCCGATGCGGATCTAG
- the dnaA gene encoding chromosomal replication initiator protein DnaA, whose protein sequence is MSLTAVWEKAQSAIKEKVGSSAYETWFSSLNIKEKNPESLLIETPDEFFKTWVVDHYSALIRESLKDISQRVVEVEFSVNPDILGENFLNRASKPSEKYSGPAAQTPPNALNSRFTFDNFVIGSSNRFAHAASLAVAESPAKAYNPLFIYGGVGLGKTHLLQAIVHQIHVRNPETKHCYITSERFTNELIDAIRHRSTPQFRQKYRNVDVLLIDDIQFIAGKESTQEEFFHTFNALHNDRKQIIITSDRSPKEISNLEERLRSRFTWGLITDIQAPDFETRVAILRKKIEREPVKVPDEVINFIAQEIKTNIRELEGALIRVVAYSLLEEKSVSLDMAKFILKDMVKETVKLISIDVIQKTVADHFSISLSELKTKKRTKNVVFPRQIAMYLSRNLTNFSLPEIGTAFGGKDHTTVLHSWKKIDGDLKNDHRLKNTIENLITTLKQ, encoded by the coding sequence ATGAGCTTAACCGCTGTCTGGGAAAAAGCCCAGAGCGCTATTAAAGAAAAAGTGGGTTCTAGCGCCTACGAAACGTGGTTTTCCTCTCTAAACATCAAAGAAAAAAACCCCGAATCGCTTCTGATCGAAACACCGGATGAGTTTTTTAAAACTTGGGTGGTCGATCATTATTCGGCCCTCATCCGAGAGTCCCTTAAAGACATTTCTCAAAGGGTCGTTGAAGTTGAGTTTTCGGTCAATCCCGATATTTTAGGTGAAAATTTTCTCAATCGTGCTTCCAAACCTTCCGAAAAATATTCCGGCCCGGCGGCGCAAACACCTCCTAACGCTTTAAATTCCCGTTTTACATTCGATAATTTTGTGATCGGCTCTTCGAACCGTTTTGCCCACGCGGCATCGCTTGCTGTTGCTGAATCTCCGGCCAAAGCCTACAATCCGCTTTTTATTTACGGCGGCGTAGGCTTAGGAAAAACACATTTACTGCAAGCCATCGTTCACCAAATTCACGTCCGCAATCCGGAAACCAAACATTGCTACATCACTTCCGAACGTTTCACTAACGAGCTTATTGATGCCATCCGGCATCGCTCAACACCTCAATTCCGTCAAAAATACCGAAACGTCGACGTGCTTTTGATCGACGACATCCAATTTATCGCCGGAAAAGAATCCACCCAGGAAGAATTCTTTCACACCTTTAACGCTCTGCATAACGACCGAAAGCAGATCATCATCACTTCCGATCGTTCTCCCAAAGAGATCTCTAATTTAGAAGAGCGTTTGAGGTCACGCTTTACTTGGGGGCTGATCACCGATATTCAGGCTCCGGATTTTGAAACACGCGTTGCTATCCTGCGAAAGAAAATTGAACGGGAACCCGTTAAAGTCCCCGATGAAGTCATTAACTTTATCGCCCAAGAGATCAAAACCAATATTCGGGAATTGGAAGGTGCCTTGATCCGTGTTGTCGCTTATTCTCTATTAGAGGAGAAATCTGTTTCGCTAGACATGGCTAAATTCATCTTAAAGGACATGGTCAAAGAAACAGTTAAGTTAATTAGTATTGATGTTATTCAAAAAACGGTGGCGGATCACTTTAGCATTTCTTTATCAGAGCTTAAAACAAAAAAACGTACCAAAAATGTCGTTTTTCCCAGACAAATTGCTATGTATCTATCAAGAAATTTGACCAATTTTTCTCTGCCGGAAATAGGCACGGCTTTTGGAGGCAAAGATCACACGACTGTTTTACATTCTTGGAAGAAAATTGATGGAGATTTAAAAAATGACCACCGCTTAAAGAACACCATTGAAAACTTAATAACAACTCTTAAACAATGA